One Dictyoglomus turgidum DSM 6724 DNA window includes the following coding sequences:
- a CDS encoding glycoside hydrolase family 18 protein — protein sequence MSPKRIIAYFPEWKVKDEYLNYSVEDIPWKLLTHINYAFAKIVEGKLHPIEEDLFYSNMEKIKEYKKEYRDVKVLISVGGWTDSGEFSDVALNEENRKKFAKSALELVKEFNLDGVDIDWEFPVSGGLPTNKARPEDKENFTLLLKTLRDVLKEENENYLLTIAAPASYTQIHNTEPDKYHIFLDFINLMTYDFHGIWDKYTNHHSPLYGNPKDPDEKSRERANCDFAVKEYLKFGIPPEKIVLGVPFYGKGWICEDDGHNGLFAKVKGIPYGIFDNEDHPSGSNPFFFIKGVIENDPNYIKFRDKYAKVPWLWNPKEKIMYSYDDEESILEKCNYVIKNNLGGIMFWEVTQDYPFKGHTLVKLIHQKFWEG from the coding sequence ATGTCTCCAAAAAGAATAATTGCCTACTTCCCCGAGTGGAAAGTAAAGGATGAATACCTAAATTACTCCGTAGAAGATATTCCTTGGAAACTTCTAACTCACATAAATTATGCCTTCGCCAAAATCGTAGAGGGAAAATTACATCCCATTGAGGAAGATCTTTTTTATTCCAACATGGAAAAGATAAAAGAATATAAAAAAGAGTATAGAGATGTAAAGGTGTTGATTTCTGTAGGGGGATGGACAGATTCTGGAGAATTTTCTGATGTAGCATTAAATGAGGAAAATAGGAAAAAATTTGCAAAAAGCGCTTTAGAATTAGTAAAAGAATTTAATCTTGACGGGGTAGATATTGACTGGGAATTTCCTGTGAGTGGAGGACTTCCTACTAATAAAGCTCGTCCTGAAGATAAAGAAAATTTTACCCTACTTTTAAAGACTTTAAGAGACGTACTAAAAGAAGAAAACGAGAATTATCTCCTTACCATAGCAGCACCAGCAAGTTATACTCAAATCCATAATACAGAACCAGATAAATACCACATATTTCTTGATTTCATAAACCTTATGACCTACGACTTTCATGGTATATGGGACAAATATACTAACCATCATTCTCCCCTTTATGGAAATCCTAAAGACCCTGATGAAAAAAGTAGAGAAAGGGCAAATTGTGATTTTGCAGTGAAGGAGTATTTAAAATTTGGCATACCTCCAGAGAAGATTGTTCTTGGGGTACCTTTTTATGGAAAAGGATGGATATGTGAAGATGATGGACATAATGGACTTTTTGCAAAAGTAAAAGGAATCCCTTATGGAATATTTGATAACGAGGATCATCCTTCAGGAAGTAACCCCTTCTTTTTCATAAAGGGAGTTATTGAAAATGACCCCAACTACATCAAGTTCAGAGATAAGTATGCAAAAGTTCCTTGGCTTTGGAATCCAAAAGAAAAAATTATGTACTCCTATGACGATGAAGAATCTATTTTAGAAAAATGCAATTATGTGATCAAGAATAATCTTGGGGGAATCATGTTCTGGGAGGTAACTCAAGACTATCCCTTCAAGGGACATACCTTAGTAAAGCTCATTCACCAAAAATTTTGGGAGGGATAA
- a CDS encoding alkaline phosphatase produces the protein MKMDRIISKALLLSVLILTFVFFSSPLGIALQSSSSLYKGKPVKYIFWFIGDGMGLNHVYLTETFLSRNSQSPSIQKLSFTQFPNTGLMTTYAADSYITDSASAITAMASGKKTNDGVINMDPQLKFKYKTVAETARDLGYKVGVLTSVSIDHATPAGMYAHQPSRNKYYEIALELFESKFDYFGGGGFLQPKGKDGKQKDVYEIAKEKGYRIVDKIDEFWKLRKGDSKVVAINPILDSSKALPYAINRLRGIDMGLSLADFTRKAIELLDNPNGFFIMVEGGKIDWAAHANDAATVIYDVLDFNEAIKVALEFYKKKPFETLIIVTADHETGGLSIGYAGTRYEIYPEVLSYQKISYDEFSKIVNDYRGRVKKEEAKLSDLLPQIKEYFGLEVLSPEVKKELENKAKSGDKEAKIRLQLALNDMELDELEKAFRLSMMDPKERPNDYKTYLLYGGYDPLTVTITHILNQKAGISWTSYSHTGMPVPVYAVGVGSYIFAGYYDNTDLYKKLMSLIGADPYKDNTLSLANIKELALSK, from the coding sequence ATGAAAATGGATAGAATTATTTCTAAAGCACTGCTACTCTCAGTTCTGATCCTAACTTTTGTTTTCTTTTCCTCTCCTTTAGGGATAGCTCTTCAGTCTTCCTCCTCCCTTTACAAAGGGAAACCTGTAAAATATATTTTTTGGTTTATTGGAGATGGAATGGGTTTAAATCATGTTTATTTAACTGAGACTTTTCTTAGTAGAAATTCTCAGTCTCCCTCTATTCAAAAATTAAGTTTTACTCAATTTCCCAATACGGGATTGATGACTACTTATGCGGCCGATAGCTATATTACCGACTCCGCTTCTGCTATTACTGCTATGGCTTCAGGAAAAAAGACCAATGATGGAGTAATTAATATGGATCCTCAACTTAAGTTTAAGTATAAGACTGTAGCTGAAACAGCAAGGGATTTAGGGTATAAGGTAGGAGTTTTGACCAGTGTCTCTATAGATCATGCAACTCCTGCAGGTATGTATGCTCATCAACCAAGTAGAAATAAATATTATGAAATAGCTCTTGAACTTTTTGAGAGTAAATTTGATTATTTTGGAGGAGGAGGTTTCTTGCAGCCAAAAGGAAAGGATGGAAAGCAAAAGGATGTATATGAAATAGCAAAGGAGAAGGGATACAGAATTGTGGATAAGATTGATGAGTTTTGGAAGTTAAGAAAAGGAGACAGTAAAGTAGTTGCCATAAATCCAATATTAGACTCTTCCAAGGCATTACCCTATGCAATAAACCGCTTGAGAGGAATAGATATGGGACTTTCTCTTGCAGACTTTACAAGAAAAGCTATAGAACTCTTAGACAATCCTAATGGTTTCTTCATAATGGTAGAGGGTGGAAAGATAGATTGGGCTGCTCATGCTAATGATGCTGCTACGGTCATTTATGATGTTTTAGATTTCAATGAGGCTATAAAGGTGGCATTAGAATTTTATAAGAAGAAGCCTTTTGAGACACTAATCATTGTAACCGCAGATCATGAAACAGGCGGTTTGAGTATAGGTTATGCTGGAACAAGATATGAAATTTACCCCGAAGTTCTTTCTTACCAAAAGATATCCTACGATGAGTTTTCAAAGATAGTTAATGATTATAGAGGTAGGGTAAAGAAAGAAGAAGCTAAACTTTCTGATCTTCTTCCTCAAATTAAGGAGTATTTTGGACTTGAGGTGCTGAGCCCTGAAGTTAAGAAGGAGCTTGAAAATAAGGCAAAATCTGGAGACAAAGAGGCAAAAATTAGGTTGCAACTTGCTCTAAATGATATGGAACTTGATGAGCTTGAAAAAGCTTTCAGACTTTCCATGATGGATCCTAAGGAAAGACCAAATGATTATAAGACATATCTCTTATATGGTGGATATGATCCTTTAACGGTAACTATAACTCATATCCTAAATCAAAAAGCTGGAATATCTTGGACTTCCTATTCTCATACTGGTATGCCTGTTCCTGTATATGCTGTTGGTGTTGGATCCTATATTTTTGCTGGATATTATGACAATACCGATCTTTACAAAAAACTCATGAGTTTAATAGGAGCAGATCCCTATAAAGATAATACTCTTTCCTTGGCTAACATTAAAGAATTAGCATTAAGCAAGTAA
- a CDS encoding DUF4388 domain-containing protein: MIIEGYLEIFDLLMLISFLSYSNKSGILMLGVNHNEGVIFFNNGNIVDAFIDGKQGEEALMHLVLNYPVLSFSFYQGEILRENKINKSSEKLILELLKVFDEKNNKDILLVGG; the protein is encoded by the coding sequence ATGATTATTGAAGGATATTTGGAGATTTTTGATCTTCTTATGTTGATAAGTTTTCTCTCCTACTCTAATAAAAGTGGTATTCTTATGTTGGGGGTGAATCATAATGAGGGTGTCATATTTTTTAATAATGGAAATATAGTAGATGCTTTTATAGATGGAAAGCAAGGTGAAGAAGCTCTAATGCATCTTGTTTTAAATTACCCTGTGTTGAGCTTTAGTTTTTATCAAGGGGAAATTTTGCGAGAAAACAAAATTAATAAATCTTCTGAAAAATTAATACTTGAACTCCTGAAGGTTTTTGATGAAAAAAATAATAAAGATATTCTTTTAGTTGGAGGTTAA
- a CDS encoding arsenate reductase ArsC — MIKKRILFICTHNSARSQMAEGIVNALYRDRYEAYSAGTEPKGVNPLAIEVLKEIGIDISHHRSKSIEEFKGQEFDYVVTVCDNAKENCPFFPGGKRYIHRGFMDPASVEGSYEEKLSAFRKVRDEILNWVKEFFIENKEEGVSFFTPLNKI, encoded by the coding sequence GTGATTAAGAAGAGAATTCTCTTTATATGTACCCATAATTCTGCAAGGTCTCAAATGGCAGAAGGAATTGTGAATGCCTTATATAGAGATAGATATGAAGCTTATTCTGCAGGAACAGAACCCAAAGGGGTAAATCCATTGGCAATAGAAGTTTTAAAAGAAATAGGGATTGATATTTCTCATCATAGAAGCAAAAGTATTGAAGAATTCAAGGGGCAGGAGTTTGACTATGTAGTTACCGTTTGTGATAATGCCAAGGAAAATTGTCCCTTTTTTCCAGGAGGTAAGAGATATATTCATAGGGGGTTTATGGATCCAGCAAGCGTAGAGGGAAGTTATGAAGAAAAACTTTCTGCTTTTAGAAAAGTTAGAGATGAGATTTTAAATTGGGTAAAAGAGTTTTTTATTGAGAATAAAGAGGAAGGAGTATCCTTCTTTACCCCATTGAATAAAATTTAA
- a CDS encoding DUF86 domain-containing protein, giving the protein MIVKDRVKKLEEIINTLEELKNRFSLEDIKRNKITQWALKYGIYLCITGIGEIACGIIDERKLGNAKNYKECIALLGDNNILDKSSVEKLISYINIREMLKRSYIDVDLEKLYLLTEKLDFFKDLISKFKNFV; this is encoded by the coding sequence ATGATTGTCAAAGATAGAGTGAAAAAACTTGAAGAAATTATCAATACTCTTGAGGAACTCAAAAATAGATTCTCCTTAGAAGATATAAAAAGGAATAAAATAACTCAATGGGCATTAAAATATGGGATTTATCTGTGTATAACCGGAATAGGCGAGATTGCTTGTGGAATTATAGACGAAAGAAAATTAGGTAATGCTAAAAACTATAAGGAATGTATTGCATTATTAGGAGATAATAACATCTTGGACAAATCATCCGTTGAGAAATTAATAAGCTATATAAATATAAGGGAGATGTTGAAACGCTCTTATATTGATGTGGATCTCGAAAAGCTCTATCTTCTTACTGAAAAGCTTGATTTTTTTAAGGATCTTATCAGCAAGTTTAAGAACTTTGTTTGA
- a CDS encoding PadR family transcriptional regulator: MKGFGRGLGMGKGMGFAPGFWLRAFVLFALSKKELHGYELLNMMEKYFPEFSFYKGPSGMGTGYRILRMLEMEGLIGSRWETGEGPAKRVYFLTPLGERVKNEIIEYIKDMRDRIEKFLEFAEGKEV; encoded by the coding sequence TTGAAAGGTTTTGGACGTGGATTGGGAATGGGAAAAGGAATGGGATTTGCTCCTGGATTTTGGCTTAGGGCTTTTGTTCTTTTTGCTCTTTCTAAGAAAGAGCTCCATGGGTATGAACTTTTAAATATGATGGAGAAATATTTTCCAGAGTTTAGTTTTTATAAAGGACCTTCAGGAATGGGAACAGGATACAGGATTTTAAGAATGCTTGAGATGGAGGGTCTTATTGGATCTCGTTGGGAGACAGGGGAAGGACCTGCTAAAAGGGTATATTTTCTCACTCCATTGGGAGAAAGGGTTAAAAATGAGATTATTGAATATATCAAAGATATGAGAGATAGAATTGAAAAATTTTTAGAATTTGCAGAAGGAAAGGAGGTGTAA
- a CDS encoding DUF5320 family protein — translation MRWWYGRGWGRGWGFGGYGAPWCPWSYWNLGRRWWWRGPGYYPYGLTKEEEKELLEEWKKDLEADLEDIKRRLDEIK, via the coding sequence ATGAGATGGTGGTATGGCCGTGGTTGGGGTCGTGGATGGGGCTTTGGTGGTTATGGCGCTCCTTGGTGTCCATGGTCTTACTGGAACTTAGGTCGTAGATGGTGGTGGAGAGGCCCTGGCTATTATCCTTATGGGCTTACCAAGGAAGAGGAAAAAGAGCTTTTGGAAGAATGGAAGAAGGATCTTGAGGCGGATTTGGAAGACATAAAGAGACGTTTAGATGAAATTAAGTAA
- a CDS encoding ferredoxin yields the protein MRGFHNHEHHEHRSGLGPEGYCICPKCGYKKVHTPGIPCRDERCPNCGVALIREGSEHHRVIEERRKKNEK from the coding sequence ATGAGAGGATTTCATAATCATGAACATCATGAACATAGAAGTGGATTAGGACCTGAGGGTTATTGCATATGTCCTAAATGTGGGTATAAAAAAGTTCATACCCCTGGAATTCCTTGCCGAGATGAAAGATGTCCCAATTGTGGTGTTGCTTTAATTAGAGAGGGTTCTGAACACCATAGGGTGATAGAAGAGAGGAGAAAAAAGAATGAGAAATGA
- a CDS encoding Mrp/NBP35 family ATP-binding protein, producing MRNEDILKQKEKINERMSKIKNKIVVMSGKGGVGKSTVAVNLAISFALRGYKVGLLDADITGYSVPKLLNLTSERLYNADDGILPAETNMGIKVASAGFLVENEEAPIIWRGPLKVSLIREFLSSIIWGDLDYLIIDLPPGTGDEPLSIAQDIPDISGAVIVTIPSDLSQKVVRRAVNFAKALNMPIIGIIENMSGFVCPHCGARVDIFSKGGGEKIAKDLNVPLLGKIPLDPRVAESGDNGIPFIITHKDSEVSKVFMEIVEKIENFLKGR from the coding sequence ATGAGAAATGAAGATATTTTAAAACAAAAAGAGAAGATCAATGAAAGAATGAGCAAAATTAAGAACAAGATTGTGGTAATGAGTGGAAAAGGTGGAGTTGGTAAAAGTACTGTTGCAGTAAATCTTGCTATCTCTTTTGCCTTAAGGGGATACAAAGTGGGACTTCTTGATGCTGATATTACAGGTTATAGTGTACCTAAACTTTTAAATTTAACTTCTGAAAGACTTTATAACGCTGATGACGGGATACTTCCTGCGGAAACTAATATGGGAATTAAAGTGGCATCTGCGGGTTTTCTTGTGGAAAATGAGGAAGCGCCAATAATATGGCGGGGTCCTTTAAAGGTTTCATTGATTAGAGAATTTTTATCAAGCATTATTTGGGGAGACCTTGACTATCTTATAATTGATCTTCCTCCTGGAACAGGTGATGAGCCATTAAGCATAGCACAAGATATACCTGATATAAGTGGAGCGGTAATCGTCACTATACCATCAGATCTATCTCAGAAAGTAGTAAGGAGAGCTGTAAATTTTGCAAAGGCATTAAACATGCCTATTATTGGAATAATTGAGAATATGAGTGGTTTTGTATGTCCTCATTGTGGAGCAAGGGTTGACATATTTAGTAAGGGGGGAGGAGAAAAGATTGCAAAAGATTTAAACGTACCGCTTCTTGGGAAAATCCCATTGGATCCAAGGGTAGCAGAAAGCGGAGATAATGGTATTCCATTTATTATCACTCATAAAGATTCTGAAGTATCAAAGGTATTTATGGAGATTGTGGAGAAAATTGAAAATTTTTTAAAAGGGAGGTAG
- a CDS encoding NifB/NifX family molybdenum-iron cluster-binding protein, with the protein MKIAVASNDGKKISAHFGRTKGFVIFEIENGEIKSREYRLNTFTGHARGFSHDDPEHHKYTHPAIIEALKDCKVVISHGMGRRLYDDLTSAGIEVYVTDETDVDKAIELYLKGELTNVSELLD; encoded by the coding sequence ATGAAGATTGCAGTTGCGTCTAATGATGGAAAGAAAATTTCTGCTCATTTTGGAAGAACAAAAGGTTTTGTTATCTTTGAGATTGAAAATGGAGAGATAAAAAGTAGAGAGTATAGATTGAATACTTTTACAGGACATGCAAGAGGCTTTAGCCATGATGATCCAGAGCACCATAAATATACTCATCCTGCAATAATAGAAGCCCTAAAAGATTGTAAAGTAGTAATATCTCATGGAATGGGAAGAAGACTTTATGATGATTTGACTTCTGCAGGAATAGAGGTATATGTCACCGATGAAACTGATGTGGATAAGGCAATAGAGCTTTATCTTAAAGGAGAACTTACTAATGTATCAGAACTTCTTGACTAA
- a CDS encoding MBL fold metallo-hydrolase has translation MYQNFLTKITVLCDDRLSPPLFSEHGFSVLIEREGESPILFDTGSSDVFIKNAEVLGKDLSKVENIIISHGHYDHAGGLKYLSKSHRRFRIFLREEAFLPKYSDERFTGVDWESLKSFLEFVIVKDEVLKISDSIYIFGSVPFQNDFEEPDPHFYVVKEGRKLRDFFDEEINLIIDEGDGIILITGCAHRGIVNIVEYAIKKFNKKIKLLMGGFHLYKAPSSKVEKVINILQKFNIDKIIPYHCSGEEMIKILNERENFRKA, from the coding sequence ATGTATCAGAACTTCTTGACTAAGATTACAGTACTTTGTGATGATAGGCTATCTCCCCCTCTTTTTTCAGAGCATGGGTTCTCAGTGCTTATTGAGAGAGAGGGGGAGTCCCCTATTCTTTTTGATACAGGAAGCTCTGATGTATTTATTAAAAATGCAGAAGTTTTAGGAAAGGATCTATCAAAAGTAGAAAATATAATTATAAGTCATGGACATTATGACCATGCAGGGGGCCTAAAATATCTTTCTAAATCTCATAGGAGGTTTAGGATTTTTCTTAGGGAAGAGGCTTTTTTACCTAAGTATAGTGATGAAAGATTTACTGGAGTAGATTGGGAAAGTTTAAAAAGTTTTTTAGAATTTGTAATAGTTAAAGATGAAGTATTAAAAATATCAGATTCCATTTATATTTTTGGATCCGTCCCATTTCAAAATGATTTTGAAGAACCAGATCCTCATTTTTATGTAGTAAAAGAAGGGAGAAAATTAAGGGACTTTTTTGATGAAGAAATAAACTTAATAATAGATGAAGGAGACGGCATTATTCTTATCACTGGGTGTGCTCATAGGGGAATCGTAAATATAGTAGAATATGCCATAAAAAAGTTTAATAAAAAGATTAAACTACTTATGGGAGGCTTTCATCTTTATAAGGCACCAAGCTCAAAAGTAGAAAAAGTAATAAATATCTTACAAAAATTTAACATCGATAAAATTATTCCTTACCATTGTTCAGGGGAGGAAATGATAAAAATTTTAAATGAAAGAGAAAACTTTAGAAAAGCTTAG
- the rppA gene encoding two-component system response regulator RppA gives MKILIIEDEKKLGTALKKGLEKEGYVVDLAFDGEEAKYIIENNFEGYDLVILDIMLPKIDGISLCKDLRAKNFQAPILMLTAKDKVEDKILGLESGADDYLVKPFSYEELLARIRALLRRPKNLMPTVLKVKDISLDTVSKRVFRGDIEILLTNKEFAILEYLMRNVNRIISKEQIISHVWGYESDTLSNVVEAHIKNLRKKLERKRDENIIETIRGMGYRIKE, from the coding sequence ATGAAAATATTAATAATTGAGGATGAGAAAAAGTTAGGGACAGCTCTTAAGAAGGGATTAGAAAAAGAGGGTTATGTAGTAGATTTAGCTTTTGATGGCGAAGAGGCAAAATATATTATAGAAAATAATTTTGAAGGTTATGATTTGGTAATATTGGACATTATGCTACCTAAAATAGATGGCATTTCTTTATGTAAAGATTTGAGAGCAAAAAATTTTCAAGCCCCTATATTAATGCTTACTGCCAAAGATAAAGTAGAGGATAAAATCTTAGGACTTGAAAGTGGGGCAGATGATTATTTAGTAAAACCTTTCTCTTATGAAGAATTGTTAGCTCGGATTAGAGCTCTTCTTAGAAGACCTAAGAATCTGATGCCTACAGTCTTAAAAGTAAAAGATATTTCCTTAGATACAGTTTCTAAAAGAGTTTTTAGGGGAGATATAGAGATCTTACTAACAAACAAAGAATTTGCTATCTTGGAGTACCTTATGAGGAATGTGAATAGGATTATAAGTAAAGAACAAATTATATCTCATGTATGGGGCTACGAATCTGATACTCTTAGTAATGTAGTAGAAGCTCATATAAAGAATTTGAGAAAAAAATTAGAAAGGAAAAGGGATGAAAATATTATTGAGACCATTAGGGGAATGGGTTATCGGATTAAGGAGTAA
- a CDS encoding sensor histidine kinase: MKILLRPLGEWVIGLRSNIFIKSRIKLTLVYIIITLFILIFFSYLLYTNYSREVEGDFEGDISDKEQLVLAQRSLERLRIQIVMVSGITLGLVGIVSFILSGITLKPIKENMERERKFISDVAHELRTPLAIMKTELEVSLKDPKINKKQLLSVLQSNLEEVERLTKLAEDLLYIFRLEINEVDSNLERISIKDISEKVIKLMTPYAKKKEIDIELQASEDLYILGNPEEIRRILFNLIKNAIDYNKYKGKVKVRFIKDNKYLVLEIEDTGIGIPKDEIPLIFNRFYRVDKSRSSQIQGTGLGLSIVKGIVDKYNGKIIVESKLGEGTIFKILLPI, from the coding sequence ATGAAAATATTATTGAGACCATTAGGGGAATGGGTTATCGGATTAAGGAGTAATATATTTATAAAATCAAGGATAAAGTTGACATTAGTTTATATAATAATTACTTTATTTATTCTTATCTTTTTTAGTTACTTGCTTTATACCAATTACTCTAGAGAGGTAGAAGGAGATTTTGAGGGAGATATTAGTGACAAAGAGCAATTAGTTTTGGCTCAAAGAAGCTTGGAACGATTAAGAATTCAAATAGTAATGGTAAGTGGAATTACTTTAGGATTAGTTGGAATTGTTAGCTTTATTCTTTCAGGAATTACTTTAAAGCCTATAAAAGAAAATATGGAAAGGGAAAGAAAGTTTATATCTGATGTAGCACATGAATTAAGGACTCCTCTTGCTATTATGAAAACTGAGTTAGAAGTTAGTTTAAAAGATCCTAAAATAAATAAAAAACAATTATTGTCTGTTTTACAGAGTAACTTAGAAGAGGTAGAAAGACTTACTAAGTTGGCTGAAGATCTTTTGTACATTTTTAGGTTAGAAATCAATGAAGTCGATTCTAATCTTGAAAGAATTTCTATCAAAGATATATCAGAAAAAGTAATAAAACTAATGACTCCCTATGCTAAAAAGAAGGAAATAGATATAGAGTTACAAGCTTCGGAGGATCTTTATATATTAGGAAATCCTGAAGAGATTCGAAGGATTCTTTTTAATCTTATAAAAAACGCCATTGATTACAATAAATATAAAGGAAAAGTAAAAGTAAGGTTTATAAAAGATAATAAATATTTAGTATTAGAAATTGAAGATACAGGAATAGGAATACCTAAGGATGAGATTCCTCTTATATTTAATAGATTTTATAGAGTAGATAAATCCCGTTCTTCTCAGATACAGGGGACAGGATTAGGATTATCTATAGTTAAAGGTATTGTTGACAAATATAATGGAAAGATTATAGTAGAGAGCAAATTAGGAGAAGGCACTATTTTTAAAATACTTCTTCCTATTTAA
- a CDS encoding DtxR family transcriptional regulator — MNLFLTESLEDYILSIYELQSRIVRIKDIARLKKVKLPSVVNAIKILSDMGLVEHEKYGYVTLTDYGIEVAQELYRRRKLLFRFFTEILGVDENTALQDSHRIEHDLSPKSLEKLTEFTERFIKSRKEEKDMPLTLKDLKVGEEGKIVELRGGGGIISRLLSMGAVPGTIVKVEKIAPLGDPIEILILGYHLSLRKEEAEKILVERI, encoded by the coding sequence ATGAATCTTTTTCTTACAGAAAGTCTTGAAGATTATATTCTCTCTATTTATGAATTGCAATCTCGAATTGTGAGAATAAAGGATATTGCAAGACTTAAGAAAGTAAAACTCCCATCAGTTGTGAATGCTATAAAAATTCTTTCTGATATGGGTTTGGTTGAACATGAAAAGTATGGGTATGTTACTCTTACTGATTATGGTATAGAGGTTGCTCAGGAACTTTATAGAAGAAGAAAATTACTTTTTAGATTTTTTACAGAAATACTTGGGGTAGATGAAAACACTGCTTTACAAGATAGCCATAGAATAGAGCATGATTTATCTCCTAAGTCTTTAGAAAAGCTTACAGAGTTTACAGAAAGATTTATTAAATCCAGAAAGGAGGAAAAAGACATGCCTTTAACCCTAAAGGATTTAAAAGTAGGCGAGGAAGGGAAAATTGTAGAACTTAGAGGGGGTGGAGGAATAATTAGTAGACTTCTTTCTATGGGAGCTGTTCCCGGCACTATTGTAAAGGTGGAAAAGATAGCACCCTTAGGAGACCCTATAGAGATTTTAATTTTAGGATATCATCTTTCTTTAAGAAAAGAAGAAGCAGAAAAGATTTTAGTGGAGAGGATATGA
- a CDS encoding FeoA family protein, translated as MMALSFVKEGQEVKVIAIRGGKGAVQRLAEMGILPGVRIKVISNSGGPIVIALGNSRIALGKGLASKIICA; from the coding sequence ATGATGGCTTTATCATTTGTAAAAGAGGGACAGGAAGTAAAAGTTATAGCCATACGTGGAGGAAAAGGTGCTGTTCAAAGACTTGCAGAGATGGGGATTTTGCCAGGGGTAAGGATAAAAGTAATTTCAAATTCTGGAGGACCTATAGTTATTGCCTTGGGAAATTCAAGAATAGCCTTAGGAAAGGGTTTAGCTTCTAAAATTATTTGTGCTTAA